A region from the Algoriphagus machipongonensis genome encodes:
- a CDS encoding YheT family hydrolase, whose protein sequence is MPIIQNENYQRPKWLFNRHLETIYPALFRTVNLQKPVRERITTDDKDFLDLDWYKQESPKLVIINHGLEGNSSRSYILGMAKTFLENKFDVLAWNYRGCGDELNQTPIFYHSGATYDLNRVIEHASPNYEEIYLVGFSLGGNLTLKYMGENGTSTEKIKKAVAISVPLHLSSSSQKISELENTLYSKRFLKTLKEKVQLKAKIHPNDIPVEMLRNVKTLAEFDNYLTGPLHGFADAEEYYEVNSSLYFLDKINKPTLVLNAWNDPFLSKQCFPVDLAKKLEKVYFEFPKNGGHVGFTNKIPKNPYYSEQRAVEFITQDI, encoded by the coding sequence ATGCCCATCATTCAAAACGAAAATTACCAAAGACCAAAGTGGCTTTTTAATCGGCATTTGGAAACAATTTATCCAGCTTTGTTTCGAACTGTAAATTTGCAAAAACCTGTCAGGGAAAGAATTACAACCGATGACAAGGATTTTTTAGATTTAGATTGGTATAAACAAGAGAGTCCAAAACTAGTCATCATCAACCATGGTCTAGAAGGAAATAGTTCCCGATCCTATATTTTAGGAATGGCAAAAACTTTTCTTGAAAATAAGTTTGATGTCTTAGCTTGGAACTACCGAGGCTGCGGAGATGAATTAAATCAAACTCCAATCTTCTATCATTCTGGCGCTACCTATGACTTGAATCGAGTGATTGAACACGCGAGCCCGAATTATGAGGAGATTTATCTTGTAGGCTTTTCATTAGGCGGAAACCTCACATTGAAGTATATGGGAGAAAATGGAACCAGTACTGAAAAGATCAAGAAAGCCGTGGCAATTTCTGTCCCTCTTCATCTGAGTAGTTCAAGTCAAAAAATCTCAGAACTTGAAAACACCTTATATTCCAAACGCTTTCTCAAAACTTTGAAAGAAAAGGTTCAATTGAAGGCGAAAATCCACCCAAATGATATTCCTGTGGAAATGCTTCGTAATGTGAAAACCTTGGCGGAATTTGATAATTACTTAACGGGACCTTTGCATGGATTTGCAGATGCCGAAGAGTATTATGAGGTAAACTCCTCACTTTACTTTCTAGACAAGATTAATAAACCTACTTTGGTCTTAAATGCATGGAATGATCCTTTTCTGAGTAAACAATGTTTTCCTGTTGATTTGGCGAAAAAGTTAGAAAAAGTCTACTTCGAATTCCCAAAGAATGGCGGACATGTAGGTTTTACCAATAAAATTCCCAAAAATCCTTATTATTCAGAGCAAAGAGCTGTTGAATTTATAACACAGGATATCTAA
- a CDS encoding SOS response-associated peptidase, with product MCGRYSLSKSKIELEERFQAEMLSDFKPRYNVAPTQLVPVITSGSPNGFSFFYWGITPEFGKNKPVSQKLINAKAETVDQKVSFKSSFQKRRCLVPADGFYEWKKLGKKTKIPYRFTLRDEELFSMAGIWEEYESVNGETQHTFLILTTNPNPIVSDVHDRMPVILSKELEKKWLDGYTSIDELKELLKPLSGDQMLSYSVSPLVNSVQNDTPAVMRKTSPMDQHGNYTLFG from the coding sequence ATGTGTGGACGATATTCATTGAGCAAAAGTAAAATTGAACTGGAAGAAAGATTTCAAGCTGAAATGCTGTCTGATTTCAAGCCACGATATAATGTCGCACCCACACAATTGGTCCCGGTAATTACATCGGGTAGTCCCAATGGGTTTTCATTTTTTTATTGGGGCATTACTCCGGAGTTTGGAAAAAATAAGCCAGTGTCTCAAAAGTTAATCAATGCCAAAGCAGAAACAGTGGATCAAAAGGTATCCTTTAAAAGTTCTTTTCAAAAAAGACGATGCCTTGTTCCTGCAGACGGTTTTTATGAGTGGAAAAAACTAGGCAAAAAAACTAAAATCCCCTACCGCTTTACACTGAGAGATGAGGAACTTTTCTCCATGGCCGGAATATGGGAAGAGTATGAATCCGTAAACGGAGAAACCCAACATACATTTTTGATCTTGACTACCAACCCAAACCCCATTGTCTCAGATGTTCATGACCGAATGCCGGTAATTTTATCAAAAGAGTTAGAGAAGAAATGGTTAGATGGCTATACCAGCATAGATGAATTAAAAGAACTTTTGAAACCACTTTCGGGAGACCAGATGTTGAGTTACTCAGTATCGCCATTGGTTAATTCCGTTCAGAATGATACTCCTGCGGTCATGAGAAAAACCTCTCCTATGGATCAGCATGGCAATTACACTTTGTTTGGTTAA
- a CDS encoding 3-oxoacyl-ACP synthase III family protein encodes MNNSKILGVGHYVPERIVTNDELSEMMDTNNEWIVERTGIEERRWFTPGFDTVTSLSKNASLMALERAGLQASEIDFIVFATITPDYYVPGNGVLLQRELGIPGIGALDIRNACSGFIYALSVADQFIKTGMYQKILVVGAEIQSSGLDKSDEGRSSAVIFADGAGAVILGKAENQNTGILSTHLHADGTYAEELYCKDPGSSREDRFSQDLFDSGSFFLKMNGNVVFKHAIVRFIEVINEALEANQLSKEEIDLLVPHQANLRISQYIQQKLKMPDEKVFNNIMNLGNTTGATIPIALSEAWEQGRIKEGDLVCLAAFGSGFTWASALIRW; translated from the coding sequence ATGAACAATTCCAAAATATTGGGTGTAGGACATTATGTCCCTGAGCGCATCGTCACCAACGATGAGTTATCAGAAATGATGGACACCAATAATGAATGGATCGTCGAAAGGACAGGAATAGAAGAGAGAAGATGGTTTACTCCTGGATTTGACACTGTAACAAGTTTATCCAAAAATGCCTCATTAATGGCTTTGGAAAGAGCCGGACTTCAGGCGAGTGAAATAGATTTTATCGTTTTCGCCACCATAACACCTGACTACTATGTACCTGGAAATGGTGTCCTTTTACAGCGTGAGCTAGGAATCCCTGGTATAGGAGCGTTAGATATACGAAATGCTTGCTCAGGGTTTATTTATGCCCTCTCAGTGGCTGACCAGTTTATCAAAACTGGGATGTATCAAAAAATATTAGTCGTAGGAGCAGAAATTCAGTCATCAGGGCTTGATAAAAGCGATGAAGGAAGGTCCAGTGCGGTTATTTTTGCGGATGGTGCTGGCGCAGTGATCTTGGGAAAAGCAGAGAATCAAAACACAGGAATCCTGTCTACCCATTTACATGCTGACGGTACTTATGCTGAGGAGTTGTATTGTAAAGACCCTGGTAGTTCTAGAGAAGATCGTTTTTCTCAAGACTTGTTTGATTCAGGAAGTTTCTTTCTCAAGATGAATGGAAATGTCGTATTCAAACATGCGATAGTCAGGTTTATTGAAGTGATCAATGAAGCTTTGGAAGCTAATCAATTAAGTAAGGAAGAGATTGACTTATTGGTACCGCATCAGGCTAATTTAAGAATCAGTCAATACATCCAACAAAAATTGAAAATGCCAGATGAAAAGGTATTCAATAACATTATGAATCTAGGAAATACGACTGGAGCCACAATCCCTATAGCTCTTAGTGAAGCTTGGGAGCAAGGACGTATCAAAGAAGGTGACTTAGTTTGCCTTGCAGCTTTTGGATCTGGCTTCACCTGGGCTTCTGCACTTATAAGATGGTAA
- a CDS encoding toxin-antitoxin system YwqK family antitoxin yields the protein MKYILIIGFLLFSTTLFAQQAPIVKIFNKDSTLMATGVLDGVIKQGLWKYYNPRTNQLITEGTFKDGVRDGAWTSYNSRGLKKVIAEYRDGKLFGPAQVFDLDGALITEMVFQDSVLVGQFTEYYGKTNSPDYVSPKQVKREGRYKDGKKTGEWFSYHEFGETAVREFFKEDKRHGPYLEYDPEGVLLLETTYKEGELDGEFKRYFYPNRVVEEGKYSKGKKVGVWKRYFPENNRLEAEETYDDQGRKIGTWKYYYDNNRVARIEKYDNGIPVGTWEEYFPNKSISKRKTFELGVPVGPYVEYHESGELSVTGQYKSGMKTGLWKSFFPSGEIYSIGEYRNDQKTGLWKYFNKIGILIAEGEYKIGHETGQWVYYYDGGQLKSVGSYKIGLEDGTWGLFYDNKQLTQEEYWDSGRLLNVGEYHSYDGSETFDKGTLEDGNGTRFTYYVNGKKESQGSYKDGKAEGTWIFYHENGRKASEGNMIEGKKDGVWRYYNPAGRLEDLINYKDDEIVEDLEEYYKPIMF from the coding sequence ATGAAATATATCCTTATCATAGGTTTCCTTTTATTTTCCACTACCCTTTTTGCTCAACAAGCCCCCATCGTAAAGATTTTCAATAAAGATTCCACTTTAATGGCTACTGGTGTTCTTGATGGAGTGATTAAACAAGGACTATGGAAATATTATAACCCAAGAACTAATCAACTAATTACCGAAGGAACTTTCAAGGACGGGGTTAGAGACGGGGCATGGACTTCTTATAATTCCAGAGGTTTAAAAAAGGTTATTGCAGAATACCGAGATGGCAAATTGTTTGGTCCTGCACAGGTTTTTGACCTGGACGGGGCCCTAATTACTGAAATGGTTTTTCAAGACAGCGTATTAGTAGGACAGTTTACGGAATACTATGGAAAAACTAATTCACCTGATTACGTGTCACCGAAACAGGTGAAAAGAGAGGGAAGATACAAGGATGGTAAAAAAACGGGAGAATGGTTTTCTTATCATGAGTTTGGAGAAACTGCCGTTAGGGAATTCTTTAAAGAAGATAAAAGGCATGGTCCATATCTTGAATATGATCCTGAAGGGGTCTTACTGCTTGAAACTACCTATAAAGAAGGTGAGTTAGACGGTGAGTTTAAAAGATACTTTTATCCCAACAGAGTTGTGGAAGAAGGAAAATATTCAAAGGGTAAAAAGGTAGGTGTTTGGAAGAGATATTTTCCAGAAAACAATCGCTTGGAAGCGGAAGAAACCTACGATGATCAGGGTAGAAAAATCGGAACTTGGAAATACTATTACGATAATAATAGGGTCGCAAGGATAGAAAAATATGACAACGGGATTCCTGTAGGCACCTGGGAAGAGTATTTTCCTAATAAATCTATCTCAAAGAGAAAAACATTTGAATTGGGTGTACCCGTTGGACCCTATGTGGAATATCATGAATCTGGAGAGCTTTCAGTGACAGGCCAATATAAATCAGGTATGAAAACTGGTTTGTGGAAGAGCTTCTTCCCTTCAGGTGAAATCTATTCCATAGGTGAATATAGAAATGATCAAAAAACAGGTCTTTGGAAATATTTCAATAAAATCGGGATTCTAATTGCCGAAGGCGAATATAAAATTGGGCATGAAACAGGTCAGTGGGTTTACTACTATGATGGAGGACAACTCAAATCTGTAGGTAGCTATAAGATAGGATTGGAAGATGGTACTTGGGGATTATTTTATGACAATAAACAACTCACTCAAGAAGAATATTGGGACTCAGGAAGATTATTGAATGTAGGAGAATATCATTCATATGACGGTTCCGAGACTTTTGACAAAGGCACACTAGAGGATGGCAATGGCACTAGATTCACTTACTATGTCAATGGAAAAAAAGAATCTCAAGGAAGTTATAAAGATGGAAAAGCTGAGGGAACATGGATATTTTACCATGAAAATGGAAGAAAAGCTTCGGAAGGTAATATGATTGAAGGAAAAAAGGACGGTGTTTGGAGATACTACAACCCCGCAGGTAGATTAGAAGATTTAATCAACTATAAGGATGATGAAATAGTGGAGGACCTTGAGGAGTATTACAAACCCATTATGTTCTAA
- a CDS encoding cupin domain-containing protein: protein MITIDLLPHLSKKEVFSKVEEFLNQEEFRISKIDQTRPWGGFFVLDEKQILKFKEAFFDEVELSEAQLEQKLSPKFLLVAPGARLSWQYHYRRSEIWKLIAGESAIVRSDSDEQGPEELMKIGETISLAKGERHRLVGTKNWGIVAEIWMHSDPENPSNEEDIVRVEDDYSRK, encoded by the coding sequence ATGATTACGATTGATCTTTTACCACATCTCTCCAAAAAAGAGGTGTTTTCTAAAGTAGAAGAATTTTTAAACCAGGAAGAGTTTAGAATTTCAAAAATTGACCAAACTCGTCCCTGGGGAGGTTTTTTTGTTTTGGATGAAAAACAAATTTTAAAATTTAAGGAGGCTTTTTTCGATGAAGTAGAATTGTCTGAAGCTCAATTAGAGCAAAAGCTTTCACCGAAATTTCTTTTGGTTGCCCCAGGGGCTAGATTGTCTTGGCAATATCATTATAGAAGGTCAGAAATCTGGAAATTGATTGCTGGTGAATCTGCCATCGTTAGAAGTGATAGCGATGAACAAGGTCCAGAAGAATTAATGAAAATTGGTGAAACAATTTCCCTGGCTAAAGGCGAAAGACATCGATTGGTAGGAACAAAGAATTGGGGGATTGTTGCTGAAATTTGGATGCACTCAGATCCTGAAAATCCATCCAATGAAGAAGATATCGTTAGGGTGGAGGATGATTACTCTAGAAAATAA
- a CDS encoding ROK family transcriptional regulator has translation MHLINPQAVIDKMDGVVEIKSYLNKIKIIKNLYLKGANTASEICSEVGISLPTVNALLGDLMNSGEVIKHGRAESQGGRKPDLYRLAEDAFYVLSVDLSRFQVNLALYSCNQSLAASKESHKITLNNEKETFDKLCDIIDEYLVKTGIPSEKIIAIGFSMPGLLDSIGGVNYTYLKFGKKSLLENLEERFSKKIFLENDARAMTLAEFKFGSEHSHKNVLGIFVGWGIGLGIIIDGKIYQGASGFAGEFSHSPIFESRDVTCTCGKKGCLESVASGTAIVKMAEEAIKLDPDSILARMVRDHQGELEPALVVEAALAGDQRAITILSEAGLDLGRGISILIQLLNPELIIIGGSVAEANQYLITPIQQALNIYSMAKSREKSQLALYQLGEDVGLLGGVAVVNEKLFEDLINRLS, from the coding sequence ATGCACCTGATAAACCCACAAGCAGTAATTGATAAAATGGACGGAGTCGTCGAAATCAAGAGCTACTTAAACAAAATTAAAATCATTAAAAACTTGTACCTGAAGGGTGCAAATACCGCAAGCGAAATTTGTTCTGAAGTTGGAATATCACTCCCAACAGTGAATGCGCTCTTAGGCGATTTGATGAATTCCGGAGAAGTGATCAAACATGGACGCGCTGAGTCTCAAGGCGGTAGAAAACCTGACTTGTATAGATTGGCTGAAGATGCGTTTTATGTTTTGTCAGTAGATCTATCAAGATTTCAGGTAAATCTGGCGCTTTATTCCTGTAATCAATCACTAGCAGCTTCCAAGGAAAGTCACAAAATCACCTTAAATAACGAAAAGGAAACCTTTGATAAGCTTTGCGATATCATTGATGAATACCTAGTCAAAACGGGTATTCCTTCGGAAAAAATCATTGCCATTGGATTTTCAATGCCAGGATTACTAGACTCAATTGGCGGTGTGAACTACACCTATTTGAAATTTGGTAAAAAATCTTTGCTTGAAAACCTGGAAGAAAGATTTTCCAAAAAGATATTTCTAGAGAATGATGCGCGGGCAATGACCTTAGCCGAATTTAAATTTGGCTCAGAACACTCACATAAAAACGTTTTGGGAATATTTGTAGGTTGGGGGATTGGCCTTGGGATCATCATAGATGGCAAAATCTATCAAGGTGCTTCTGGTTTCGCTGGAGAATTTTCTCATTCCCCTATTTTCGAATCTAGAGATGTTACTTGTACCTGCGGAAAAAAAGGATGTTTGGAATCAGTAGCTTCAGGCACTGCCATCGTCAAAATGGCTGAAGAAGCCATTAAGCTTGATCCAGATAGCATTTTAGCGCGAATGGTAAGAGATCACCAAGGTGAATTAGAACCTGCATTAGTGGTAGAAGCTGCTTTAGCTGGAGACCAACGTGCGATCACCATATTATCTGAGGCAGGCTTGGACCTAGGTAGAGGTATTTCTATCTTAATACAGCTATTAAACCCTGAATTAATTATCATTGGAGGTTCTGTGGCAGAAGCAAATCAATACTTAATTACCCCTATTCAGCAAGCCCTAAACATCTATAGCATGGCCAAATCCAGAGAAAAATCTCAATTGGCTCTCTATCAGTTGGGTGAAGATGTCGGACTATTGGGAGGCGTTGCGGTTGTCAATGAAAAGTTATTCGAAGACCTCATAAACAGGCTGAGTTAA
- a CDS encoding VCBS repeat-containing protein: MYFPDFCSKFSLLIGSLFILSLGNESLAQENSTHFEKLSNRKTGITFKNQLKEDEKNNILRYEYFYNGGGVAIGDLDNDGLKDIFFTGNMSSNKLYKNLGNWKFEDLTKDSGIGGKDVWTTGVSMADVNGDGLLDIYVCYSGKGIPSERGNELWVNQGNFEFKEAAESYGIADKSNSTQALFFDFDRDGDLDLYLLNHNIEVINELEFSEVKDIRHPYAGDKLYRNDNGKFIDVSDQSGIKGTALGFGLAVVSSDINQDGWPDLLVTNDYIEPDYLYINNGDGTFSDQMKEYFQHISHFSMGADISDINNDGKLDIYTLDMLPEDNERQKLLYGPENYEQYALMIQQGFHHQNMRNMLQLNQGEGNFSEIGQLSNISNSDWSWSALFLDATNSGNKDLFITNGYYRDYTNRDFLKYKGDYYFKQAIANEKADTLHLVTSMTSTPIHNYIFENEGDLTFSDRTMDWGFEEKGFSSGASYADLDNDGDLDLIVNNLNEFASIYENKTESSHWIQLLLNSPSKNKFGIGATVDLYSGEKTQTIEVQTVRGFQSSVSPRQHFGLGASEKIDSLVVTWPDGSIQKLHDLASNQLLVLNQEDSNPSNPTQRITSQLLTPIPTVPDYTPNPNTFNDFKRQPLMLTMASSIDPVLSQGDLNGDGIQELFVGGSKGKAGEIFSMLNGQWQKFSGYTPDNGHTDAVAIFKDFNGDEFQDLFVGSGGYHDYIGSDEALLDRLYLNDGNGKLILQTNFPDYKFSTGTAQAIDINGDGAMDLFVGAKLIPGRYPIIQESKILINDGEGNFIEDSRFTLPNNGKIGMVTSSEKMDLDGDGNMDLILSGEFMPLTALVNNGAGFEDQTPKYFSANLSGWWGSLVKADIDNDGDLDLIAGNFGLNSQFEASENKLLRLYADDFDQNGSVDPILECFVEDKMYPFPSRDELLMQMVGMRSRFTDYASYSKATMEDLFTRQELEKAQILEANTLESYYLENRDGQFIAKPLPKIAQSFPVYSILPIDLNSDGNLDLILGGNQTAIRIRIGNIDAGMGLVLLGDGKGNFESVSPSKSGLSIKGDIKSIVPITYEGKTDILFGINQKALKIFEVK; the protein is encoded by the coding sequence ATGTATTTTCCTGACTTCTGCAGTAAATTTTCACTGCTAATTGGATCATTATTTATTCTATCACTTGGGAATGAGTCCCTTGCTCAAGAGAATTCTACCCATTTTGAAAAATTATCCAATAGAAAGACCGGAATCACATTCAAAAACCAATTAAAAGAGGACGAGAAAAATAACATACTACGCTATGAATATTTTTACAATGGCGGAGGTGTTGCCATTGGGGATTTAGATAATGATGGCTTGAAGGATATATTTTTCACAGGCAATATGTCCTCCAATAAACTCTATAAGAATCTTGGAAACTGGAAGTTTGAAGATTTAACCAAAGATTCTGGAATCGGAGGAAAAGATGTCTGGACCACTGGAGTCAGCATGGCAGATGTGAATGGAGATGGCCTATTGGATATTTATGTTTGCTACTCTGGCAAAGGAATCCCATCCGAAAGAGGGAATGAGCTATGGGTCAATCAAGGAAATTTTGAATTTAAGGAAGCAGCAGAATCTTATGGAATTGCTGACAAATCAAATAGTACGCAAGCCCTGTTCTTTGATTTTGATAGAGATGGGGATTTAGATCTTTACCTTCTAAATCACAACATAGAAGTCATTAATGAACTTGAGTTTAGCGAGGTCAAAGACATCAGACACCCTTATGCTGGAGATAAACTCTATCGAAATGACAATGGAAAATTTATTGATGTCAGCGATCAATCTGGAATCAAAGGGACAGCACTAGGGTTTGGACTTGCTGTAGTTTCCTCGGACATCAACCAGGATGGCTGGCCAGACCTTCTGGTCACCAATGATTACATAGAGCCAGATTACCTCTACATCAATAATGGAGACGGAACTTTTTCCGATCAAATGAAAGAATACTTTCAGCACATTTCCCATTTTTCTATGGGGGCAGACATTTCTGATATTAACAATGATGGAAAACTGGACATCTATACGCTGGACATGCTTCCTGAGGACAATGAGAGGCAAAAACTTCTTTATGGCCCTGAAAATTATGAGCAATATGCATTGATGATCCAACAAGGTTTCCATCATCAGAATATGCGAAACATGCTCCAACTAAATCAAGGGGAAGGCAATTTTTCAGAAATAGGACAGCTTTCTAATATCTCTAATAGTGACTGGAGTTGGTCAGCTTTGTTTTTGGATGCCACCAATAGCGGGAACAAGGATTTGTTTATCACTAATGGCTATTACAGAGATTATACAAATAGAGATTTTCTGAAGTATAAAGGTGATTATTATTTCAAACAAGCAATTGCAAATGAGAAAGCTGACACGCTTCATTTAGTCACTAGCATGACCTCCACTCCTATTCATAACTACATTTTTGAAAATGAAGGAGATTTAACTTTTTCAGATCGCACAATGGACTGGGGTTTTGAGGAGAAGGGATTTTCAAGTGGCGCCTCATATGCTGATTTAGACAATGACGGGGACTTAGATTTGATAGTCAATAATCTGAATGAATTTGCTTCGATTTATGAAAATAAGACTGAATCAAGCCATTGGATACAATTGCTATTAAATTCACCTTCAAAAAATAAATTTGGTATTGGAGCGACAGTGGACTTATACTCAGGGGAAAAAACACAGACCATTGAAGTTCAAACTGTACGTGGTTTTCAATCCTCTGTCAGTCCTAGGCAACATTTTGGATTAGGTGCTTCTGAGAAAATAGACTCACTTGTTGTCACGTGGCCTGATGGTTCAATCCAAAAATTACATGACCTTGCCAGCAACCAATTGTTGGTTTTGAATCAGGAAGACAGTAACCCATCCAATCCAACTCAAAGAATAACAAGTCAATTATTAACCCCGATTCCAACGGTTCCAGACTATACACCAAACCCTAACACGTTTAATGATTTTAAGAGGCAGCCATTAATGCTAACCATGGCTAGTAGTATAGACCCAGTACTTTCTCAGGGAGACTTAAATGGGGATGGAATACAAGAATTATTTGTAGGCGGTTCAAAGGGGAAGGCAGGAGAAATTTTCTCAATGTTAAATGGACAATGGCAAAAATTCTCTGGCTATACCCCAGACAATGGACATACAGATGCTGTTGCTATTTTTAAAGATTTTAATGGAGACGAATTTCAAGATCTGTTTGTTGGAAGTGGTGGTTACCATGATTACATAGGATCCGATGAGGCTTTGTTAGATAGGCTATATCTAAATGATGGTAATGGAAAATTAATCCTTCAAACCAATTTCCCAGATTACAAGTTTAGCACCGGAACGGCTCAAGCAATAGATATCAATGGAGATGGTGCAATGGATTTATTTGTTGGAGCCAAACTAATTCCTGGTAGATACCCGATCATTCAGGAAAGTAAGATTCTCATCAATGATGGGGAAGGAAATTTCATCGAAGATTCGAGATTCACTCTTCCAAACAATGGGAAAATTGGCATGGTCACTTCTTCAGAGAAAATGGATTTAGATGGAGATGGAAATATGGACCTGATCTTAAGTGGGGAGTTTATGCCTTTGACTGCTTTGGTAAATAACGGGGCTGGTTTTGAAGATCAAACACCTAAATATTTTTCCGCAAACCTTTCCGGATGGTGGGGCAGCTTGGTTAAAGCAGATATTGACAATGATGGAGACTTAGATTTAATTGCCGGGAATTTTGGTCTTAACTCCCAGTTTGAAGCCTCTGAAAACAAACTTCTAAGACTTTATGCAGATGACTTTGATCAGAATGGGTCTGTAGACCCGATTTTAGAGTGTTTTGTAGAAGACAAGATGTATCCATTCCCAAGCAGAGATGAACTATTGATGCAAATGGTAGGAATGAGAAGTAGGTTTACAGACTATGCTTCCTATTCCAAAGCAACTATGGAGGACCTTTTCACACGTCAAGAGCTAGAAAAAGCTCAAATTCTTGAAGCCAATACTTTAGAGTCTTATTACTTAGAAAACAGAGATGGTCAATTTATAGCCAAACCACTCCCCAAAATAGCTCAGTCATTTCCGGTATACAGCATACTTCCTATTGATTTAAATTCTGATGGAAACCTGGACTTAATATTAGGAGGAAATCAAACAGCCATTCGAATCCGTATTGGTAATATAGATGCAGGAATGGGATTAGTTTTACTAGGAGATGGAAAAGGAAATTTCGAATCGGTTTCTCCTTCCAAATCTGGGTTATCGATCAAAGGAGATATCAAATCCATAGTACCTATCACCTATGAAGGAAAGACAGATATTCTATTTGGCATCAATCAAAAAGCTCTTAAAATCTTTGAAGTAAAATGA
- a CDS encoding vanadium-dependent haloperoxidase has translation MRQPFQKAFFLTGLFISIGLLGFANPKPVNWPKIYAEKHFHLTEVMVTDVASPPVAARIYAYSNLASYLLIQNQGIEFNHGPLLEKTYLNGHSWDIPNVKLSSPEFAGILAMLKVGQAIMPSGYLLEEKQEEWIKSALKLKIVSKKELQKHLDQATSVAKAVIDVAKKDGYMQLSTLTRYTPQKGEGFWYPTPPAYIEAVEPEWETIKPFFIGKLEDFAPAPMAPFDMSEGSSFHGQLMEVYNTVNELNDERTLIANFWDCNPFKVEFSGHMAIGVKKISPGGHWMGITGIAAESENLSFSETTYIHALVGMSLHDAFISCWKAKYDTDRIRPETVINQKIDQRWRPILQTPPFPEYTSGHSVISRASAVVLTGYFGDNFEFIDSSETYFGLPERPFKSFLLASEEAAISRLYGGIHFRDAIEEGVKQGEKIGDMIWASVKDKP, from the coding sequence ATGAGGCAACCCTTCCAAAAAGCTTTCTTTTTAACAGGCCTATTTATTAGCATAGGATTACTGGGGTTTGCTAATCCAAAACCTGTTAATTGGCCTAAAATCTATGCGGAAAAGCACTTTCATTTGACTGAAGTAATGGTTACAGATGTAGCCAGTCCTCCTGTAGCGGCAAGAATTTATGCTTACTCTAACCTTGCATCCTATCTTCTAATCCAAAACCAAGGAATTGAGTTTAATCATGGCCCTCTATTAGAGAAAACCTACCTAAACGGACATTCTTGGGACATTCCAAATGTCAAATTGAGTTCTCCGGAATTTGCAGGAATATTAGCTATGCTAAAAGTAGGACAAGCAATAATGCCCTCTGGGTATTTGCTTGAAGAAAAGCAAGAGGAATGGATTAAAAGTGCTCTTAAGCTTAAAATAGTTTCTAAAAAAGAACTTCAAAAACATCTAGATCAGGCAACATCTGTTGCAAAAGCTGTCATAGATGTAGCCAAAAAAGATGGATACATGCAATTATCCACACTCACTCGATACACTCCTCAAAAAGGTGAAGGTTTCTGGTACCCAACTCCCCCAGCCTACATTGAAGCTGTAGAGCCGGAGTGGGAAACTATCAAACCTTTCTTTATAGGCAAATTGGAGGACTTCGCTCCTGCCCCCATGGCTCCTTTTGACATGTCAGAAGGAAGTTCCTTTCATGGGCAATTAATGGAAGTGTATAATACCGTCAATGAGTTAAATGATGAAAGGACATTAATTGCCAACTTTTGGGATTGCAATCCTTTTAAAGTAGAATTCTCAGGCCATATGGCTATTGGGGTAAAAAAAATATCACCGGGGGGGCATTGGATGGGCATCACTGGGATCGCGGCTGAATCCGAAAACCTTTCCTTTTCGGAAACCACCTATATACATGCCTTGGTTGGAATGTCTCTGCATGATGCTTTTATCTCCTGTTGGAAAGCTAAATATGATACAGACCGGATTAGACCGGAGACAGTGATCAACCAAAAAATTGATCAACGCTGGAGACCTATTTTACAAACCCCACCTTTCCCAGAATACACTTCAGGTCATTCAGTGATAAGCAGGGCTTCAGCGGTAGTTTTAACTGGATACTTTGGAGACAATTTTGAGTTTATTGATAGCTCGGAAACCTATTTTGGACTTCCGGAAAGACCCTTCAAATCCTTTCTTTTAGCTTCTGAAGAGGCCGCTATATCTCGTTTATATGGAGGTATTCACTTTAGAGATGCCATTGAGGAAGGTGTAAAGCAAGGAGAGAAAATAGGTGATATGATTTGGGCATCAGTAAAAGACAAACCTTAA